In Streptomyces sp. NBC_00704, a genomic segment contains:
- a CDS encoding protein kinase domain-containing protein, with the protein MMAQQRAQGPSDPEATGGGMSDAPENWGNGGLVGDGRYRLTRRLGRGGMAEVFAAEDVRLGRTVAVKLLRADLAEDPVSKARFTREAQSVAGLNHHAIVAVYDSGEDFVGGQSVPYIVMEIVEGRTIRDLLLNAEAPGPEQALIITSGVLEALAYSHQHGIVHRDIKPANVIITHNGAVKVMDFGIARALHGASTTMTQTGMVMGTPQYLSPEQALGKAVDHRSDLYATGCLLYELLALRPPFTGETPLSVVYQHVQDIPVPPSQTSGGECPPELDGLVMRSLAKDPDDRFQTAEEMRGLVQYGLQMLYDQGGHTGTWNTGPVGAAGGAGTPAGGFASTTAVLPHGADGSSTSQIPQQILPTGYGGGDDGGFEGHGNKGSGRGKLWILAVFAVIAIAAGVALALNNRGDGTGGGGTSPTPSVSPSVSDTAPSEQPSDEESQTSSDDTSDDNTGSNTNQNYSPSYKPSSSPASSPSPSASGEPTDEETGGQPSDEPTDTETEPSAPASGNETGGTDPGNTTLGGGLTGG; encoded by the coding sequence CTGATGGCACAGCAGCGCGCTCAGGGCCCGTCCGACCCCGAGGCGACTGGCGGCGGTATGTCCGATGCGCCGGAGAACTGGGGCAACGGAGGGCTGGTCGGAGACGGCCGTTACCGGCTGACCCGCCGACTCGGCCGGGGCGGCATGGCCGAGGTGTTCGCGGCGGAGGACGTACGTCTCGGCCGCACCGTGGCGGTCAAGCTGCTGCGCGCCGACCTGGCCGAGGACCCCGTGTCCAAGGCCCGCTTCACGCGTGAGGCCCAGTCGGTGGCCGGCCTCAACCACCATGCGATCGTCGCCGTGTACGACTCCGGCGAGGACTTCGTGGGCGGCCAGAGCGTGCCGTACATCGTGATGGAGATCGTCGAGGGACGCACCATCCGCGACCTCCTCCTCAACGCCGAGGCGCCGGGGCCCGAGCAGGCCCTGATCATCACCTCGGGGGTGCTGGAGGCGCTCGCCTACTCGCACCAGCACGGCATCGTGCACCGCGACATCAAGCCGGCGAACGTGATCATCACGCACAACGGCGCCGTCAAGGTGATGGACTTCGGCATCGCGCGCGCCCTGCACGGCGCGTCGACGACGATGACGCAGACCGGCATGGTCATGGGCACCCCGCAGTACCTCTCGCCGGAGCAGGCGCTCGGCAAGGCCGTCGACCACCGCTCCGACCTGTACGCCACCGGCTGTCTGCTGTACGAGCTGCTGGCGCTGCGGCCCCCCTTCACCGGCGAGACGCCGCTGTCGGTGGTCTACCAGCACGTGCAGGACATCCCGGTGCCGCCGTCGCAGACCTCGGGCGGCGAGTGCCCGCCGGAGCTGGACGGCCTGGTCATGCGTTCCCTCGCCAAGGATCCCGACGACCGTTTCCAGACGGCGGAGGAGATGCGCGGCCTGGTCCAGTACGGCTTGCAGATGCTGTACGACCAGGGCGGCCACACCGGCACCTGGAACACCGGGCCGGTGGGGGCGGCGGGCGGCGCCGGCACGCCCGCCGGCGGTTTCGCGAGCACGACGGCCGTGCTGCCGCACGGAGCCGACGGCTCCAGCACCTCGCAGATCCCGCAGCAGATCCTGCCCACCGGCTACGGCGGCGGCGACGACGGCGGGTTCGAGGGCCACGGCAACAAGGGCAGCGGCCGCGGCAAGCTGTGGATCCTCGCCGTGTTCGCGGTGATCGCCATCGCCGCGGGCGTCGCGCTCGCGCTGAACAACCGGGGCGACGGAACCGGCGGCGGAGGGACCTCCCCGACGCCGTCCGTCTCGCCGTCCGTGTCGGACACCGCGCCGAGCGAGCAGCCCAGCGACGAGGAGAGCCAGACGTCCAGCGACGACACCTCGGACGACAACACCGGCTCCAACACGAACCAGAACTACTCGCCGTCGTACAAGCCCTCCTCCTCGCCTGCCTCCTCGCCGTCCCCGTCCGCGAGCGGCGAGCCGACGGACGAGGAGACGGGCGGCCAGCCCTCGGACGAGCCCACCGACACGGAGACGGAGCCGAGCGCTCCGGCCTCGGGCAACGAGACGGGCGGAACCGATCCGGGCAACACCACCCTCGGCGGCGGCCTCACCGGCGGCTGA
- a CDS encoding phosphotransferase, with amino-acid sequence MPHAPPLGALLHRYAAGSALACEPVEEGLLNRGYRLRTTRGRYFLKHHFDPDTADPASIARQHRATERLADLGVPVAPPLPGRDGRTVAVVGGHAYALHPWIEGRHRHGSQLTPGQCGRLGALLGVVHAGLEHVMRTSSAGQPSSARGERVPPAREPAHAPGGRAARTGPAPRPGHAPPMETPSPAAGPFPFSGHAGLGLPGPRDVSGPRGLPGPPDAPGAAAAHAARASQAAHVGPAPFGDAAGLTEAASSYGAAGAPVASPAPGRSDDPAPSPDPADTFVLIDDLLARVRRHRPADCFDELARHRLLERRRLLERHADRRPPHGGPVGWVHGDFHPFNLLYRGDAPAAIVDWDRLGVQPRAEEAVRAAAIFFVRPDGTLDLPKAREYARAYRRTAGASSGELAAAVHRVWWERLNDFWMLRWHYERGDTRVDSQFPASSALAVWWTREYDAVRGAFTD; translated from the coding sequence GTGCCCCACGCGCCCCCTCTGGGCGCCCTGCTCCACCGGTACGCCGCCGGCTCCGCGCTCGCCTGCGAGCCCGTCGAGGAAGGCCTGCTCAACCGCGGATACCGGCTGCGCACCACCCGCGGCCGGTACTTCCTCAAACACCACTTCGACCCGGACACCGCCGACCCCGCGTCGATCGCCCGGCAGCACCGGGCCACCGAGCGCCTGGCCGACCTGGGCGTCCCCGTGGCGCCACCGCTGCCCGGACGCGACGGCCGCACGGTCGCCGTCGTCGGCGGCCACGCCTACGCCCTGCACCCCTGGATCGAGGGCCGCCACCGCCACGGCTCCCAGCTCACCCCCGGTCAGTGCGGCCGCCTCGGGGCACTGCTGGGGGTGGTGCACGCCGGCCTGGAGCACGTCATGCGCACGTCCTCCGCCGGGCAGCCGTCGTCGGCGCGGGGCGAGCGGGTGCCTCCGGCGCGCGAACCGGCGCACGCCCCCGGCGGGCGCGCCGCCCGCACCGGGCCGGCCCCTCGTCCGGGACACGCGCCCCCCATGGAAACGCCCTCTCCCGCGGCGGGCCCCTTCCCTTTCAGCGGCCACGCGGGCCTCGGCCTCCCCGGCCCGCGCGACGTGAGCGGCCCGCGTGGCCTTCCCGGTCCGCCGGACGCGCCCGGCGCTGCCGCCGCGCACGCCGCCCGCGCCTCTCAGGCTGCCCACGTCGGCCCCGCGCCCTTCGGCGACGCGGCCGGCCTGACCGAAGCGGCGTCCTCGTACGGGGCGGCCGGTGCGCCCGTCGCGTCGCCCGCTCCCGGCCGGTCCGACGATCCCGCGCCGAGTCCCGACCCGGCGGACACCTTCGTCCTCATCGACGACCTCCTCGCGCGCGTGCGGCGCCACCGCCCCGCCGACTGCTTCGACGAACTGGCCCGCCACCGCCTTCTGGAGCGGCGCCGGCTGCTGGAACGGCACGCGGACCGGCGGCCCCCGCACGGCGGACCGGTCGGCTGGGTGCACGGGGACTTCCACCCCTTCAACCTGCTCTACCGCGGGGACGCACCCGCCGCCATCGTCGACTGGGACCGGCTGGGGGTGCAGCCCCGCGCGGAGGAGGCCGTCCGCGCGGCCGCCATCTTCTTCGTCCGGCCCGACGGCACGCTCGACCTGCCGAAGGCGAGGGAGTACGCACGCGCGTACCGGCGCACGGCCGGGGCCTCGTCCGGTGAACTCGCGGCGGCCGTGCACCGCGTGTGGTGGGAGCGGCTCAACGACTTCTGGATGCTGCGCTGGCACTACGAGCGCGGCGACACCCGCGTGGACTCCCAGTTCCCGGCGTCCTCGGCGCTCGCGGTGTGGTGGACGCGCGAGTACGACGCCGTCCGCGGAGCGTTCACCGACTGA
- the pdhA gene encoding pyruvate dehydrogenase (acetyl-transferring) E1 component subunit alpha: MTVESTAAHKPRRSAGSKAGASGTERARTTARKSAEPELVQLLTPEGKRVKNAKNAEYAKYVSGVTPEDLRGLYRDMVLTRRFDAEATALQRQGELGLWASLLGQEAAQIGSGRATREDDYVFPTYREHGVAWCRGVDPTNLLGMFRGVNNGGWDPNGNNFHLYTIVIGSQTLHATGYAMGVAKDGADSAVIAYFGDGASSQGDVAESFTFSAVYNAPVVFFCQNNQWAISEPTEKQTRVPLYQRAQGYGFPGVRVDGNDVLACLAVTRWALERARNGEGPTLVEAYTYRMGAHTTSDDPTKYRADEEREAWEAKDPILRLRRHLEASNHTDEGFFAELEAESEALGRRVREAVRAMPDPDRFAIFENVYADGHALVDEERAQFAAYQASFATESESGFAAGTGGN; this comes from the coding sequence GTGACCGTGGAGAGCACTGCCGCGCACAAGCCGCGACGCAGCGCCGGAAGCAAGGCCGGCGCGAGCGGCACCGAGCGCGCCCGCACCACCGCGAGGAAGAGCGCCGAGCCCGAGCTCGTGCAGCTGCTGACCCCGGAGGGCAAGCGGGTCAAGAACGCCAAGAACGCCGAGTACGCCAAGTACGTCTCCGGTGTCACCCCTGAAGACCTCCGCGGCCTCTACCGCGACATGGTGCTCACCCGCCGCTTCGACGCCGAGGCGACCGCCCTTCAGCGCCAGGGCGAACTGGGCCTGTGGGCCTCGCTGCTCGGCCAGGAGGCCGCCCAGATCGGCTCGGGCCGGGCCACCCGCGAGGACGACTACGTCTTCCCGACCTACCGCGAACACGGCGTCGCCTGGTGCCGCGGCGTCGACCCGACGAACCTGCTCGGCATGTTCCGCGGCGTCAACAACGGCGGCTGGGACCCCAACGGCAACAACTTCCACCTGTACACCATCGTCATCGGCTCCCAGACGCTGCACGCGACCGGGTACGCGATGGGCGTCGCCAAGGACGGCGCGGACAGCGCGGTCATCGCCTACTTCGGCGACGGCGCCTCCAGCCAGGGCGACGTGGCGGAGTCGTTCACCTTCTCCGCGGTCTACAACGCGCCGGTGGTGTTCTTCTGCCAGAACAACCAGTGGGCGATCTCCGAGCCCACCGAGAAGCAGACCCGCGTCCCGCTCTACCAGCGCGCCCAGGGCTACGGCTTCCCCGGCGTCCGCGTGGACGGCAACGACGTGCTGGCCTGCCTCGCGGTCACGCGGTGGGCCCTGGAGCGGGCCCGCAACGGCGAGGGCCCCACCCTCGTCGAGGCGTACACGTACCGCATGGGCGCGCACACCACCTCCGACGACCCGACGAAGTACCGGGCCGACGAGGAGCGCGAGGCGTGGGAGGCGAAGGACCCGATCCTGCGCCTGCGCCGCCACCTGGAGGCCTCAAACCACACGGACGAGGGATTCTTCGCGGAACTCGAAGCGGAGAGCGAGGCGTTGGGAAGGCGAGTGCGCGAAGCGGTCCGCGCCATGCCGGACCCGGACCGATTCGCGATCTTCGAGAACGTGTACGCGGACGGACACGCCCTGGTCGACGAGGAGCGCGCGCAGTTCGCCGCGTACCAGGCGTCGTTCGCGACGGAATCCGAGAGCGGCTTCGCCGCGGGTACGGGGGGAAACTGA
- a CDS encoding alpha-ketoacid dehydrogenase subunit beta yields the protein MADTASTKNLALAKAINESLRHALEADPKVLIMGEDVGKLGGVFRVTDGLQKDFGESRVIDTPLAESGIVGTAIGLALRGYRPVVEIQFDGFVFPAYDQIVTQLAKMHARSLGKVKLPVVVRIPYGGGIGAVEHHSESPEALFAHVSGLKIVSPSNASDAYWMMQQAIQSDDPVIFFEPKRRYWDKAEVNTEAIPGPLHKAKVVREGTDLTLVAYGPMVKLCQEVAAAAAEEGKNLEVVDLRSVSPLDFDSIQASVEKTRRLVVVHEAPVFFGSGAEIAARITERCFYHLEAPVLRVGGYHAPYPPARLEEEYLPGLDRVLDAVDRALAY from the coding sequence ATGGCGGACACCGCGAGCACCAAGAACCTGGCCCTGGCCAAGGCGATCAACGAGTCGCTGCGCCACGCCCTGGAGGCGGACCCCAAGGTCCTGATCATGGGTGAGGACGTCGGCAAGCTCGGCGGCGTCTTCCGGGTCACCGACGGGCTGCAGAAGGACTTCGGCGAGAGCCGCGTCATCGACACCCCGCTCGCCGAGTCGGGCATCGTCGGCACCGCGATCGGGCTGGCCCTGCGCGGCTACCGTCCGGTCGTGGAGATCCAGTTCGACGGATTCGTCTTCCCGGCCTACGACCAGATCGTCACCCAGCTCGCCAAGATGCACGCGCGTTCGCTGGGCAAGGTCAAGCTCCCGGTCGTCGTGCGCATCCCCTACGGCGGCGGCATCGGCGCGGTCGAGCACCACTCCGAGTCGCCCGAGGCGCTCTTCGCGCACGTGTCCGGCCTGAAGATCGTCTCGCCGTCCAACGCCTCCGACGCGTACTGGATGATGCAGCAGGCCATCCAGAGCGACGACCCGGTCATCTTCTTCGAGCCCAAGCGGCGCTACTGGGACAAGGCCGAGGTCAACACCGAGGCCATCCCGGGCCCGCTGCACAAGGCCAAGGTCGTCCGCGAGGGCACGGACCTGACGCTCGTCGCCTACGGCCCGATGGTGAAGCTCTGCCAGGAGGTCGCCGCCGCGGCCGCAGAGGAGGGCAAGAACCTGGAGGTCGTGGACCTGCGGTCGGTGTCCCCGCTGGACTTCGACTCGATCCAGGCGTCGGTGGAGAAGACCCGCCGTCTGGTGGTCGTCCACGAGGCGCCGGTGTTCTTCGGCTCGGGCGCGGAGATCGCCGCCCGGATCACGGAGCGCTGCTTCTACCACCTGGAGGCCCCGGTTCTGCGGGTCGGCGGCTACCACGCCCCGTACCCGCCGGCGCGCCTGGAGGAGGAGTACCTGCCGGGCCTGGACCGGGTGCTCGACGCCGTCGACCGTGCCCTGGCGTACTGA
- a CDS encoding dihydrolipoamide acetyltransferase family protein, producing MTTMTEASVREFKMPDVGEGLTEAEILKWYVQPGDTVTDGQVVCEVETAKAAVELPIPYDGVVRSLHFPEGTTVDVGTSIIAVDVSGGTAAAPVAEVPAQAAQAPAAQTSAAQTPAAPEEARPAAGTAQPEPAKSAGSGRQPVLVGYGVAVSSTKRRPRKGPQITVPQVPETVQAELNGHGGASAVRERPLAKPPVRKLAKDLGVDLATVVPSGPDGIITREDVHAAAAPAPAAAPAAAPVTAAPAAPAPVTASAAAPAASYDTARETRLPVKGVRKATAAAMVGSAFTAPHVTEFVTIDVTRTLKLVEELKQDKDMQGLRVNPLLLIAKALLIAIKRHPEINASWDEAAQEIVVKHYVNLGIAAATPRGLLVPNIKDAHAKTLPQLAESLGELVSTAREGKTSPAAMQGGTVTITNVGVFGVDTGTPILNPGESAILAVGAIRLQPWVHKGKVKPRQVTTLALSFDHRLVDGELGSKVLADVAAILEQPKKLITWG from the coding sequence GTGACGACGATGACGGAAGCGTCCGTACGCGAGTTCAAGATGCCCGACGTGGGCGAAGGGCTCACCGAGGCCGAGATCCTCAAGTGGTACGTCCAGCCGGGCGACACGGTCACGGACGGCCAGGTGGTCTGCGAGGTCGAGACCGCCAAGGCCGCCGTGGAACTGCCCATCCCCTATGACGGCGTCGTGCGCTCGCTGCACTTCCCCGAGGGCACCACGGTCGACGTGGGCACGTCGATCATCGCGGTGGACGTGTCGGGCGGCACGGCCGCCGCCCCGGTCGCCGAGGTGCCCGCGCAGGCCGCGCAGGCACCGGCAGCCCAGACATCGGCAGCCCAGACACCGGCGGCCCCGGAGGAAGCCCGGCCTGCGGCCGGTACCGCGCAGCCCGAGCCGGCCAAGTCCGCGGGCTCGGGCCGGCAGCCGGTGCTCGTCGGCTACGGCGTGGCGGTGTCCTCCACCAAGCGCCGGCCGCGCAAGGGCCCCCAGATCACCGTCCCGCAGGTCCCGGAGACCGTCCAGGCCGAGCTGAACGGCCACGGCGGCGCGAGCGCCGTGCGGGAACGCCCGCTGGCCAAGCCGCCGGTCCGCAAGCTGGCCAAGGACCTCGGCGTCGACCTCGCCACCGTGGTGCCGTCCGGCCCCGACGGCATCATCACCCGCGAGGACGTCCACGCGGCGGCGGCCCCGGCCCCCGCGGCCGCCCCCGCCGCCGCGCCGGTGACCGCCGCTCCGGCCGCTCCGGCCCCGGTCACGGCCTCCGCGGCCGCGCCCGCGGCGTCGTACGACACGGCACGAGAGACGCGTCTGCCGGTCAAGGGCGTGCGCAAGGCGACGGCGGCGGCGATGGTCGGCTCGGCGTTCACCGCGCCGCACGTCACGGAGTTCGTGACGATCGACGTGACCCGCACGCTGAAGCTCGTCGAGGAGCTGAAGCAGGACAAGGACATGCAGGGGCTGCGGGTCAACCCGCTGCTCCTCATCGCCAAGGCCCTGCTGATCGCCATCAAGCGCCATCCGGAGATCAACGCGTCCTGGGACGAGGCGGCGCAGGAGATCGTGGTCAAGCACTACGTCAACCTGGGCATCGCGGCGGCCACCCCCAGAGGGCTGCTGGTCCCGAACATCAAGGACGCCCACGCCAAGACGCTGCCGCAGCTGGCGGAGTCCCTCGGCGAACTGGTGTCCACGGCGCGGGAGGGCAAGACGTCCCCCGCCGCGATGCAGGGCGGCACGGTGACCATCACCAACGTCGGCGTCTTCGGCGTCGACACCGGCACCCCGATCCTCAACCCCGGCGAGTCCGCGATCCTCGCGGTCGGCGCGATCAGGCTCCAGCCGTGGGTCCACAAGGGCAAGGTCAAGCCCCGCCAGGTCACCACCCTGGCGCTCAGCTTCGACCACCGCCTCGTGGACGGCGAACTGGGCTCCAAGGTGCTGGCCGACGTGGCGGCGATCCTGGAGCAGCCGAAGAAGCTGATCACCTGGGGCTGA
- a CDS encoding MFS transporter, with translation MAVWGIGVSVYFVAVIFRTSLGVAGLDAADRFQVNASALSTLSILQLLVYAGMQIPVGLLVDRLGTKRVLTIGVVLFTAGQLGFAFSPSYGTALASRALLGCGDAMTFISVLRLGSRWFPARRGPMVAQLAGLAGMAGNLVSTLVLARLLHGVGWTAAFAGSAVAGVVVLVLLLLFLKDHPEGQEPEPFAHRGGAYVRRQIAASWREPGTRLGLWVHFTTQFPAMVFLLLWGLPFLVEAQGLTRATAGELLTLVVLSNMVVGLVYGQVVARHHGARLPLALGTVGATALVWAATLACPGGRAPMWLLVVLCAVLGACGPASMLGFDFARPANPPERQGTASGITNMGGFVASMTTLFVIGVLLDATGDDYTIAFSCVFVLQALGVSQILRLRSRAARRERERLVASRVETVHVPA, from the coding sequence ATGGCCGTCTGGGGGATCGGCGTCTCGGTCTACTTCGTCGCCGTCATCTTCCGCACGTCGCTGGGGGTGGCCGGGCTCGACGCCGCCGACCGCTTCCAGGTGAACGCCTCGGCGCTGTCCACCCTCTCGATCCTTCAGCTCCTCGTCTACGCCGGCATGCAGATACCGGTGGGCCTGCTGGTCGACCGGCTGGGCACCAAGAGGGTGCTGACCATCGGCGTGGTGCTGTTCACCGCCGGCCAGCTCGGCTTCGCCTTCTCCCCGTCCTACGGCACGGCCCTCGCCTCGCGCGCCCTGCTGGGCTGCGGGGACGCGATGACGTTCATCAGCGTGCTGCGGCTCGGATCCCGCTGGTTCCCGGCCCGGCGCGGGCCGATGGTCGCCCAGCTCGCCGGTCTGGCGGGCATGGCGGGCAACCTCGTGTCCACTCTCGTCCTGGCCCGGCTGCTGCACGGCGTCGGCTGGACGGCGGCCTTCGCCGGCAGCGCGGTCGCCGGCGTGGTGGTGCTGGTCCTCCTGCTGCTGTTCCTGAAGGACCACCCCGAGGGGCAGGAGCCCGAGCCGTTCGCGCACCGCGGCGGGGCCTACGTCCGCCGCCAGATCGCCGCGTCCTGGCGTGAACCGGGCACCCGGCTGGGCCTGTGGGTGCACTTCACGACCCAGTTCCCGGCGATGGTGTTCCTGCTGCTGTGGGGCCTCCCGTTCCTCGTCGAGGCGCAGGGCCTGACCCGTGCCACGGCCGGTGAACTCCTCACACTGGTCGTCCTGAGCAACATGGTCGTGGGCCTCGTCTACGGCCAGGTCGTCGCCCGCCACCACGGGGCGCGGCTGCCGCTGGCCCTGGGCACGGTCGGTGCGACGGCCCTGGTGTGGGCGGCGACGCTGGCCTGTCCCGGCGGCCGCGCGCCCATGTGGCTGCTCGTGGTGCTGTGCGCCGTCCTCGGCGCGTGCGGACCCGCCAGCATGCTCGGGTTCGACTTCGCCCGCCCGGCGAACCCGCCCGAGCGCCAGGGGACGGCCTCCGGCATCACCAACATGGGCGGCTTCGTCGCGTCCATGACGACGCTCTTCGTGATCGGCGTGCTGCTGGACGCCACCGGCGACGACTACACGATCGCCTTCTCCTGCGTCTTCGTCCTCCAGGCACTCGGCGTCAGCCAGATCCTGCGCCTGCGCAGCCGCGCGGCCCGCCGCGAACGGGAACGGCTGGTGGCCAGCAGAGTGGAAACGGTGCACGTCCCGGCCTGA
- a CDS encoding GntR family transcriptional regulator, whose amino-acid sequence MQSSAPPTPVPVKQPPAADRVYAHVKQGVLDRRYEGGALLTEGELAEAVGVSRTPVREALLRLEAEGLIKLYPKKGALVLPVSAQEIADVVETRLLVEEHAARKAVPAPPALVARLEELLARQREQAAAGDLAAAAVTDRCFHAEIVRSGGNEILSRLYDQLRDRQLRMGVAVLHSHPDRIAKTLAEHAEILEALRSGDAERAVELVHGHIGWFSHLARGEVR is encoded by the coding sequence ATGCAGTCCTCCGCTCCGCCGACCCCCGTCCCCGTCAAGCAGCCGCCCGCCGCCGACCGGGTGTACGCCCACGTCAAACAGGGTGTCCTGGACCGCCGTTACGAGGGCGGGGCCCTCCTGACCGAGGGCGAGCTGGCCGAGGCCGTGGGGGTCTCGCGCACACCGGTGCGCGAGGCGCTGCTGCGGCTGGAGGCGGAAGGGCTGATCAAGCTCTACCCGAAGAAGGGCGCGCTGGTCCTACCGGTCTCCGCGCAGGAGATCGCCGACGTCGTGGAGACCCGCCTGCTCGTCGAGGAACACGCGGCGCGCAAGGCCGTGCCCGCGCCGCCCGCGCTCGTCGCGCGCCTGGAGGAACTGCTCGCCCGGCAGCGCGAGCAGGCCGCCGCGGGCGACCTGGCCGCCGCCGCCGTGACGGACCGCTGCTTCCACGCCGAGATCGTCCGCAGCGGCGGCAACGAGATCCTGTCCCGGCTCTACGACCAGCTCCGCGACCGGCAGCTGCGCATGGGCGTCGCCGTCCTGCACTCGCATCCCGACCGGATCGCCAAGACCCTCGCCGAACACGCGGAGATCCTCGAGGCGCTGCGCTCCGGCGACGCCGAACGGGCCGTCGAACTCGTCCACGGCCACATCGGCTGGTTCTCCCATCTCGCCCGCGGGGAGGTCCGGTGA
- a CDS encoding D-alanyl-D-alanine carboxypeptidase family protein, with protein MITAIKGIRVRRAAAVAVTAGAVLATGALTAAPAQAVATPTIAARTGFVMNNATGAALYNKGMDTKLSTGSTTKIMTANVVLSQANLNLDAKVTIQKAYSDYIVANTASSARLIVGDKVTVRQLLYGLMLPSGCDAAYALADKFGAGSTRAARVKSFIAKMNSKAKTLGMTRTHFDSFDGIGNGANYSTAKDLTKLASNSLKNANFRAVVKTKSYTAKTITKTGSTRTMGAWVNTNTLLSSYSGAIGVKTGSGPEAKYCLVFAATRRGKTVVGTVLASTNATVRAADATKLLNYGFARLG; from the coding sequence TTGATAACCGCCATCAAGGGCATTCGAGTCCGCAGGGCCGCCGCCGTTGCCGTCACCGCCGGCGCAGTGCTCGCGACCGGCGCCCTCACCGCGGCGCCCGCGCAGGCTGTCGCGACGCCCACGATCGCCGCCAGGACCGGCTTCGTGATGAACAACGCGACCGGTGCGGCGCTGTACAACAAGGGCATGGACACCAAGCTGTCCACCGGCTCCACCACCAAGATCATGACGGCGAACGTCGTGCTGTCGCAGGCGAACCTGAACCTGGACGCCAAGGTCACCATCCAGAAGGCCTACAGCGACTACATCGTCGCGAACACCGCGTCGTCCGCGCGGCTGATCGTCGGCGACAAGGTCACGGTCCGTCAGCTGCTCTACGGGCTGATGCTGCCGTCGGGTTGCGACGCCGCCTACGCCCTGGCCGACAAGTTCGGCGCGGGCTCGACGCGGGCCGCGCGCGTGAAGAGCTTCATCGCCAAGATGAACAGCAAGGCGAAGACGCTCGGCATGACGCGGACGCACTTCGACTCGTTCGACGGCATCGGCAACGGGGCGAACTACTCGACGGCGAAGGACCTGACGAAGCTCGCCAGCAACTCGCTGAAGAACGCGAACTTCCGCGCGGTCGTCAAGACCAAGTCGTACACCGCGAAGACCATCACCAAGACCGGCTCGACCCGCACCATGGGCGCGTGGGTCAACACCAACACGCTGCTGAGCAGCTACAGCGGCGCCATCGGCGTGAAGACGGGTTCCGGCCCGGAGGCGAAGTACTGCCTCGTCTTCGCCGCCACCCGCCGCGGCAAAACCGTCGTGGGCACGGTGCTGGCCTCCACCAACGCGACCGTGCGCGCCGCCGACGCGACGAAGCTTCTGAACTACGGCTTCGCGCGGCTGGGCTGA
- a CDS encoding maleylpyruvate isomerase family mycothiol-dependent enzyme — protein MSLHPTLQPYADAWTHSIEAISELVEPLVEADWNRRTPCPGWSVRDIVSHVIGLDCEMYGDPRPIHTLPRDLFHVTNDLQRYMEMQVDVRRHHTAPEMTSELEYTVIRRNRQLRNESRQPTATVRGPLGTELTLEESMRLHAFNVWVHEQDLRTALGRPGNLDSPGAHIARDALLAELPAVVAEKAAAPRSSAVVFDVHGPIEFLRTIRVDIQGRGTLETAPALGPAASFALDWETYVRLACGRVTAEAVADRVKAEGEPELTAAVLRNFAVTR, from the coding sequence GTGAGTCTGCATCCCACCCTCCAGCCCTACGCCGACGCCTGGACCCACTCCATCGAAGCGATATCCGAGCTGGTGGAGCCGCTGGTGGAGGCGGACTGGAACCGCCGGACGCCCTGCCCGGGCTGGTCGGTGCGCGACATCGTGTCGCACGTCATCGGACTGGACTGCGAGATGTACGGCGACCCGCGGCCCATCCACACGCTGCCCCGCGACCTGTTCCACGTCACCAACGACCTCCAGCGCTACATGGAGATGCAGGTCGACGTCCGCCGCCACCACACGGCCCCCGAGATGACGTCCGAGCTGGAGTACACGGTCATCCGCCGCAACCGGCAGCTGCGCAACGAGTCCCGCCAGCCCACGGCGACGGTGCGCGGGCCGCTCGGCACCGAGCTGACGCTCGAGGAGTCCATGCGGCTGCACGCCTTCAACGTCTGGGTGCACGAGCAGGACCTGCGCACGGCGCTGGGCCGGCCCGGCAACCTCGACTCCCCCGGCGCGCACATCGCCCGGGACGCGCTGCTCGCCGAGCTTCCGGCGGTCGTCGCCGAGAAGGCCGCCGCGCCGCGCAGTTCCGCGGTCGTCTTCGACGTGCACGGTCCGATCGAGTTCCTGCGCACCATCCGCGTCGACATCCAGGGCCGCGGGACCCTGGAGACGGCTCCCGCGCTCGGGCCCGCCGCCTCGTTCGCCCTCGACTGGGAGACGTACGTGCGCCTGGCCTGCGGCCGGGTGACGGCGGAGGCGGTGGCCGACCGGGTGAAGGCCGAGGGCGAGCCGGAGCTGACGGCGGCCGTCCTGCGGAACTTCGCGGTCACCCGGTAG